The Rhizoctonia solani chromosome 1, complete sequence sequence GACCCCGACACGTCGCCCGCAGTTATTAGTAGCACATCCAACTACGACGATGAAGCTCGGGTTACTGGCGTTAGCGATAGTAGGGCTGGTCAAAGCAGCTCCAGCGCGTAAGTCGTATACAAGATATTATTGATTTTGCTTATAATTAACTCATTTGGTTCGCAGCTCCAAGCGCGGCGTCGTTCTACGTAAAGCACATCCCGGACTTAAATCCGCAACACACCGATGATCATCCTTTACATGTATACGCTGGTCACTTACCCTCCGACCCCAAACCGCCTAGTGCAGAGCACTCGAAAGATGTCCAAGCTCATCTGTATTTCGTCTACACCAAGGCTCGGCGCACTGCTGATCGGGAGCGTGTTATATTCTGGTTTAACGTGAGTTGGAATTGGTTTATTTGTGTCTTAGAACCGTGAAATCAATTCTAATGTCATTTCTCAGGGTGGGCCAGGATGCTCCTCGTTTGATGGACTTATGATGGAAGTCGGGCCCTGGAGGGTTGATGGCAAAGGCGGGTTGAAACTTATTGAAAATGGATGGGAGGAGTATACACATGTGGTATACGGTAAGCTATTTGCGCACCCAATCAATATACTCGACTCACTCCTTTCCAGTCGATCAGCCCCCTGGTACTGGCTTTTCGTACACCAGTACAGATAAATATTTGCATGAATTGGATGAGGTATATCTCTTATACACTAACACCGATTCAAGGTGCTTATAGCCTGTATACAGGCTGCCTCACATGTGGTCCAATTCATGAAAAACTTTTATGCAGTATTCCCGGAGCTCGAAGAGATGGATGTCAGTGCTCTAGACCCAATTGGTTGCTCCACTAACTGTCTTGATAGACTTACCTATCAGGCGAATCCTTTGCTGGTCAATACATACCCTACATCGCCGACGCCTTACTCAAAACCTCTTCCCCCTCTTCCCCCTTGCGTGGGATCGCCATCGGTAATGGATGGATCGACGGACGCAACCAGTACCCCGCCTATGTTGATTTTGCAGTCGACAAGGGTCTCATCAAACGTGACTCAAAAGAGTTTGGCAACATTCAGAAGACAATGGATAAATGTTGGAAAGCGCTTAATTCGACCAAGTCGCATGTAAACATTGGCGACTGCGAAACTGTCATGAATAGTGTGACGGATGCATTGATTACTTCGTATGTCTATCTCTTTGTTGGACCATCCCCCAGGCTGATGAAGGGTCGATAGCGTAAACGGCAAGAAAATGTGTTTAAACGTGTATGATATCCGGCTTTCAGACGAGTACCCGGCTTGCGGAATGAACTGGCCCCCGGACCTCAAAGATGTATACACTTACTTGCGCGTATGTCTCTTTCCTATTATCACTATCATCGGATTGGCTGAAATCTTTGGCCCGATCAGCGGAAggacgtgacctcggcgttGCACGCAACTGCAAAGGCTGAAGCATGGACCGAATGTCGAGGCTCTGTTGGGCAGGCATTCTATACGAAAACGTCCCCATCGTCCGTGACTCTCCTTCCAGGACTCCTTGAACGCGGCGTGCGTATTTTGTTATTCAGCGGCGATCAAG is a genomic window containing:
- a CDS encoding Serine carboxypeptidase; the encoded protein is MKLGLLALAIVGLVKAAPAPPSAASFYVKHIPDLNPQHTDDHPLHVYAGHLPSDPKPPSAEHSKDVQAHLYFVYTKARRTADRERVIFWFNGGPGCSSFDGLMMEVGPWRVDGKGGLKLIENGWEEYTHVVYVDQPPGTGFSYTSTDKYLHELDEAASHVVQFMKNFYAVFPELEEMDTYLSGESFAGQYIPYIADALLKTSSPSSPLRGIAIGNGWIDGRNQYPAYVDFAVDKGLIKRDSKEFGNIQKTMDKCWKALNSTKSHVNIGDCETVMNSVTDALITSVNGKKMCLNVYDIRLSDEYPACGMNWPPDLKDVYTYLRRKDVTSALHATAKAEAWTECRGSVGQAFYTKTSPSSVTLLPGLLERGVRILLFSGDQDYICNYLGTERLIADLSWSGGKGMGNVTSAGWSVNGTEAGWWQESRNLTYVKVAGASHMVPYDVPLAAHDMILRFMEVDFAKLSGGSATLVSSKVGDEVKPISAGLEPGKNATDEGTDKGKTNTEQDKAMWEAYYNAGSAALILVIILVFIGLFLFWRSRRSAKLGRVNLPTEQDQEERIPLSTNVGAAVSRDDFGQDRDRRGESEPIFDVGDDSGSEDGDKRRR